CCTGTGGACGTGTCGAGGTTCCGCGACGTTTGTTTCGGGATTCTCACACCTTTTGTGACTTCCTGAACTAGTGTTTCCATTGATGAACCATGCGCCGGGGTTCCCTGACGGGCCGGGCTGAATTGAAAGTTGCGAGAGAGAGAAAGAATCCAATGCACACTCAGGCACCTGAACAGCGAGTCGTTCCCAGCGGAGCAGAGTCGCTAAAATTCAGTAGTCGCCCAGCTGGCTCATCGAATTCCGGAGGTCGGCCGCTGTCGGGTGGTCGTGAAATCACTGCTATTGGCATTCTGACTGCTTTTCGCCGTCGATGGATTCCCGCTCTGACTCTGGGTATCCCCGCCGCATTGCTGGTCATGGCATTAATCTGGGAAATGATTCCAGCGGCCTACGAGTCGTATGCATTGCTGAAGATTCAGCAGTTCGAACAGGTACTCAACTTCGAAACCAAAGAACGTCAGTCGGAGTTTCTGACCTATCGTGACACGCAGAAGGCGCTTCTGAAGAGTCGAGGCGTGTTGACCGCGGCGCTTCGCAATCCGGAAGTTTCCGAATGCCGAACTCTGAAGAAAGTTGAATTCCCTGTCGATTGGCTGGCTCGTGAAATCTACATCGGCGAGGAGGTCAGTCCTGAGTTTCTGCGAGTCTCACTGGAAGGCGAATACCCTGCTGATTTGGCATTGATTGTGAATGCTGTCAAAGATTCGTATCTGAACGAAGTTGTCTACAGCGAACGCAACGAGAGAATTGAGCGACTGAAACAGCTGGAATTATCGTTTGAAGAAGTAGACAAGCGCGTACGAACAGCACAGCACAACATCGACCAGCTGGCAGAGAAGCTGGGATCCGGTGACCCCAAAGTTGCCGCGACGACGCAGGCAATTATCCAGAATCAGATTCTGGATTTGCAAAAGGATCTGCGGGAAATCAATGCTCAGATCCGGGGCGAAGAAGCGGCTCGACAGATCATGAAGGAAAACGGGATTGCTCCCGGAACGCTGAATCTGGATGGCATTCTGGGACTCGCAAACCCTGGTGCATCATCGACAACAGGTTCCAGCCCGTTTGGTATGACACTTCAGCAGCAACTGATGGCTGTTCGCACCCGAATTTCTCAGTTCGAAGCCCAGACTCGCAATACAAACCACCCGGATTTACTTGATTTGAAACAACAGGAGCAACAACTGGTCAAGATGATCAGCGGCGTCAGTGGCGAAAAGTCTCCTGCCGGAATTCCTTTGTCACGCATCGATGTTCTGATGCGTGAACGTGAGAAGATCCAGCAGGAAATCGATGAGCAGACGGATCGCCTGCAGGACATCGGACAAAAAATCGTCCAGATGGAACAGGAGCAGCGCGAGATTGAACAGGACATCAAACTGCGTGATGATCTGAGTCTTCAGCTCAAGCAACGACGCGTTGAAATGCACGCTCCGGAACGTATTTCTGTCGCACAGGCTGCCCATGTTCCGGAGAAGCGGGAGATCAAAAAGAAAACGCAGATGTCCTTCCTGGGGGGGCTCGCTGTCCTTGGATCGATCATTTGCGGATTTACTTTGTTTGAATGGTTTTCGCATCGTGTCGGGGCCACGACGGATATTTCCGGAGAGGTTGGGCTTCGCCTGGTGGGAACAATTCCTTCGCCCGATCGAGGTGGGCTGCTTGGGCTCGGAGTGTTTGCTGGTAAGGTTGACTATGACGAGTGGAATCGGGCAGTCACTGAATCGATGGATGTGGTGCGAACGTTCCTGATGCGGCACATCGATCCTTCACGACCCGCTTCGATCCTCATTACGAGTGCGTCTGCGAATGAAGGCAAGACTACGGTCTCCTGCCAGCTTGCGGCGAGTCTCGCACGCACGGGCAAACGAGTTGCCCTGGTGGATTGCGATCTTCGCAGACCGTCGGCACATGAAATGATTGGTGGTCAGGTTTCTCCGGGGATCAGCGAATACCTGCGGGGTGAGTTCACTCTGGATCAGATTGCTCAGAAGACGGCAGCTCCAGGACTGGCTTTCTTCAGTGCGGGGATGGTTGATCAGTCAGTGCTGCAGAAGCTGAGTGCAGATGGTGGACGCAGCATCATCAGCGAACTGAAGGGGCAGTTCGACTTCGTTGTGATTGATACCTCCCCATTGCTGTTTGTTGCCGAACCGTCAATCGTTGCACAGAACTCGGATATTGTGCTGCTGGCTACTCGCAAGGACTACAGTCGTGTGCCATACGTCATGCAGGCCCGAGACTCACTGCGAAGCCTGCAGGTTCCATTGCTCGGGGCGATCATGGTCGGTGCAGACTCAGACTTCCAGCGTCAGACCTACGGTTATCAGCAGGACGTGATGCGCCTGAGCTGATGAACCGTTAGCTGATGCTGGTCAACAACGACAAGATTTGAGAACGATTCCATGTCCATCGAGTCGATGCGAACTGCTGAGCAACCTACGGAGACAAGCTTGCGTCCCGAGCCTGTGTCTGATGGTACGTTTACGGTTGACGTTGAAGACTACTTTCAGGTCTCGGCGTTTGCCCGGCAAATCAGGACCGATGACTGGGACCACTACGAATGTCGAGTTGAGCGGAATACCAGGTGTATTCTGGATCTGGCTGCGGCAGCGGGAACGAAGGGGACGTTTTTCATACTGGGATGGGTCGCTGAGCGTTATCCGCGTCTGGTCCGGGAAATTCAGTCTGCCGGACATGAGATTGCCTGTCACAGCCATTGGCATCAGTTGGTCTACGAACTGGGGCCGGATCGTTTCCGCGATGACCTGAAAAAATCACGTGATGTGCTGCAGGATATCTGTGGTCAACCAGTCCACTTATATCGTGCACCCAGCTTTTCGATCACAAAGCAATCGCTCTGGGCCCTTGAGATCCTGCTGGAGGAAGGCTTCGATACCGACTCCAGTGTTTATCCGATACGCCATGATCGTTACGGGATCTCAACCGCTCCGATCATTCCGCACCGCATTCGTACCGCCTCAGGAATCATCAATGAATTTCCCGGGATGGTCAGCCGTTTCGGGAAAGCAAAAATTCCCGTTGGTGGCGGTGGATATCTCCGCCTGTTCCCCTGGAGCATCACTGAAGCGTTGCTGCGGCAGATTCGCATGGAAGGCAGACCAGTCAATGTTTACATCCATCCATGGGAAGTTGACCCCGACCAGCCTCGTGTCGCGTCATCCCTGAAGTCCAGATTTCGCCACTACCAGAACCTGAAGTCGACGGTTCCCAAATTGCGAAAGCTGCTGTCTCGCTTTTCGCTGACAACGATGACTCAGGTTTTGAGTCAGCACGACTTGCCTTTGGCAAATAGCGTGAATGTTGTCGGTGACGGTCGGTCCGCGATTCCGGAGAGTGCGATGCAACGCTGACCGTTTGAATACGACAATTCATTTATGAAACTCTGCTAACGGCTAACTGTGCTCATGTCTTCAAAGGTTCTCTATATTACTCATCGCGTTCCGTGGCCGCCTGATCGGGGTGATCGTATACGCACATGGAATATCCTCAGGTTTCTTGCCGCACGCAGTCGGGTTGATTTGTTGTGCCTTTCGGACGAACCGGTCAGTAAGGAGACTTTGGAAACGCTGAAGCGAGTCGCGCATCGACTGGCTATTGTGCCTCATCGTGGAATGGCCCGGTACGTAAATGGTCTTAAGTCGGTCGCCCGCGGACATTCCATAACCGAAGGCATGTTCTGGTCGAAACCAGCAAGCGAAGTGCTGCGGCGCTGGAGTGCTGAGTCTCCCTGGAATGCTGCCATCGCATCCTCGTCTGGTGTCGCCCAGTACCTGGCCCCGATCCATGTTGGCCATATCCGCAAACGATGGGTTGATCTGATTGACGTCGACAGTGAAAAGTGGCTCGACTACAGCGTTTCCTCCGGGTTTCCCAGGTCAGCCGTCTTTCGGCTGGAAGGCAATCGGCTGCGGAAGACAGAACGAGAACTCGCTTCGTCGATGGATCGTCTGCTGGTTGTCAGCGAAGCCGAACGTCAGCTGTTTCGATCATTCTGCGACACCAGCGTCATTCAGTCTGTGGAGAATGGAGTCGACACGGAGTTTTTCTCTCCAGGCCCGGGTCCTGGTAGTTCGCTGACTCAACCACCGACCTGTGCTTTTGTTGGCGTCATGAACTATCTACCGAATGTTGATGCGGTTTGCTGGTTCGCACACGAAGTCTGGCCTCGAATTCGGGAACGATTTGCGAACGCTCGATTCGTGATCGTTGGAAAGTCCCCTGCCCCGGAAGTCGAGGCGCTGGCTTCCATCCCCGGGATAGAAGTGACGGGCGGCGTATCGGATGTCAGACCATGGTTGTATCAGTCTCATTGTGCCGTTGTTCCATTGCGGATCGCCCGGGGAATTCAAAACAAAGTTCTTGAAGCAATGGCATGTGGCAAGCCTGTCATCTGTTCGTCGGCACCTCTGAAAGGTCTGCAGGCGGAACCCGGGCTGCATTTGCTGAAAGCCGATTCTCCTGAGGAATGGGTCGATACTCTCAGTAGCGTATTTCAGGATCCAAATCTTCAGAATGAACTGGGTGCCGCGGCCAGTGCCTGGGTGCAGATGAATCACTGCTGGGACGCGTGCCTGGATTCGGTCAATGATCTCCTTCGGGGAGATCCTGTGACAAACGCACCTGAGCAGGAGGTGAAGGCGTGAAGGGCCTTGTCTTTACATGGCTGTTGACAGTGGTCGGCGTATCCTCATCGATCGTCAGCCCGTTCTATGGATTCATCGCCTACGTTGCGCTGGCGATTCTGAAGCCCGATTCGCTCTGGGAACACTCGATCAGCGGCGG
This genomic interval from Planctomycetaceae bacterium contains the following:
- a CDS encoding DUF3473 domain-containing protein, coding for MSIESMRTAEQPTETSLRPEPVSDGTFTVDVEDYFQVSAFARQIRTDDWDHYECRVERNTRCILDLAAAAGTKGTFFILGWVAERYPRLVREIQSAGHEIACHSHWHQLVYELGPDRFRDDLKKSRDVLQDICGQPVHLYRAPSFSITKQSLWALEILLEEGFDTDSSVYPIRHDRYGISTAPIIPHRIRTASGIINEFPGMVSRFGKAKIPVGGGGYLRLFPWSITEALLRQIRMEGRPVNVYIHPWEVDPDQPRVASSLKSRFRHYQNLKSTVPKLRKLLSRFSLTTMTQVLSQHDLPLANSVNVVGDGRSAIPESAMQR
- a CDS encoding AAA family ATPase; amino-acid sequence: MHTQAPEQRVVPSGAESLKFSSRPAGSSNSGGRPLSGGREITAIGILTAFRRRWIPALTLGIPAALLVMALIWEMIPAAYESYALLKIQQFEQVLNFETKERQSEFLTYRDTQKALLKSRGVLTAALRNPEVSECRTLKKVEFPVDWLAREIYIGEEVSPEFLRVSLEGEYPADLALIVNAVKDSYLNEVVYSERNERIERLKQLELSFEEVDKRVRTAQHNIDQLAEKLGSGDPKVAATTQAIIQNQILDLQKDLREINAQIRGEEAARQIMKENGIAPGTLNLDGILGLANPGASSTTGSSPFGMTLQQQLMAVRTRISQFEAQTRNTNHPDLLDLKQQEQQLVKMISGVSGEKSPAGIPLSRIDVLMREREKIQQEIDEQTDRLQDIGQKIVQMEQEQREIEQDIKLRDDLSLQLKQRRVEMHAPERISVAQAAHVPEKREIKKKTQMSFLGGLAVLGSIICGFTLFEWFSHRVGATTDISGEVGLRLVGTIPSPDRGGLLGLGVFAGKVDYDEWNRAVTESMDVVRTFLMRHIDPSRPASILITSASANEGKTTVSCQLAASLARTGKRVALVDCDLRRPSAHEMIGGQVSPGISEYLRGEFTLDQIAQKTAAPGLAFFSAGMVDQSVLQKLSADGGRSIISELKGQFDFVVIDTSPLLFVAEPSIVAQNSDIVLLATRKDYSRVPYVMQARDSLRSLQVPLLGAIMVGADSDFQRQTYGYQQDVMRLS
- a CDS encoding TIGR03087 family PEP-CTERM/XrtA system glycosyltransferase, whose translation is MSSKVLYITHRVPWPPDRGDRIRTWNILRFLAARSRVDLLCLSDEPVSKETLETLKRVAHRLAIVPHRGMARYVNGLKSVARGHSITEGMFWSKPASEVLRRWSAESPWNAAIASSSGVAQYLAPIHVGHIRKRWVDLIDVDSEKWLDYSVSSGFPRSAVFRLEGNRLRKTERELASSMDRLLVVSEAERQLFRSFCDTSVIQSVENGVDTEFFSPGPGPGSSLTQPPTCAFVGVMNYLPNVDAVCWFAHEVWPRIRERFANARFVIVGKSPAPEVEALASIPGIEVTGGVSDVRPWLYQSHCAVVPLRIARGIQNKVLEAMACGKPVICSSAPLKGLQAEPGLHLLKADSPEEWVDTLSSVFQDPNLQNELGAAASAWVQMNHCWDACLDSVNDLLRGDPVTNAPEQEVKA